One window of the Thermasporomyces composti genome contains the following:
- a CDS encoding DUF47 domain-containing protein → MRLRRVRRLFRDLSGRTDHDVVRLVRRQLEAVLAGLELTLAVVRGELPPAEARARMREIEHDGDQRRAELVVLLRSTIAAPMDREDLYRVSRSADDILDHLRDLVREFDLLGVRAEPLLGPPLAAVESGVHALHEAIGHLVDRPSDVGRAALLARKASVREECQHALADLLSGDLDVDMLKRRELLLRVDAVGMRLGEAADALSDGAIKRYY, encoded by the coding sequence ATGAGGCTACGACGCGTACGTCGGTTGTTTCGTGACCTGTCCGGCAGGACCGACCACGACGTGGTCCGTCTCGTCCGCCGGCAGCTCGAGGCGGTTCTCGCCGGTCTGGAGCTCACGCTCGCCGTGGTGCGGGGAGAGCTGCCACCGGCGGAGGCGCGGGCCCGCATGCGGGAGATCGAGCACGACGGCGACCAACGACGTGCCGAGCTGGTGGTCCTGTTGCGCAGCACGATCGCCGCGCCCATGGACCGGGAGGACCTCTACCGGGTCTCCCGGTCCGCTGACGACATCCTCGACCACCTGCGCGACCTCGTCCGCGAGTTCGATCTGCTCGGAGTGCGGGCCGAACCGCTCCTCGGCCCGCCGCTGGCCGCCGTGGAGTCCGGAGTGCACGCTCTGCACGAGGCCATCGGGCACCTCGTGGACCGTCCGTCCGACGTCGGGCGCGCCGCGCTCCTCGCCCGCAAGGCGAGTGTGCGGGAGGAGTGCCAGCATGCCCTCGCCGACCTGCTGTCCGGCGACCTCGACGTCGACATGCTGAAACGCCGCGAGCTCCTGCTCCGGGTGGACGCCGTGGGAATGCGGCTGGGAGAGGCGGCCGACGCGCTCTCCGACGGTGCCATCAAGCGGTACTACTGA
- a CDS encoding LacI family DNA-binding transcriptional regulator yields the protein MERTRAGGRPTIADVARLAGVSVSLVSLALNNREGVSPTTKARILAVADQVGYHADPQARALRRGSSEALGLVVRNLSNPYFLDVITGAQEAAARHGRTVLVADADYSPKREQDHLRRLAAQRVEGLAIAPVGTGRSVRLWRELRPGSPVVVLNATARAADAVARVGPDNQRAVELAVRHLAELGHEEIAFLTAPRRVMADHDRLIAFYAECAALGIKPRPVETPLNLVAVHRRVLALLDERPPTAIITNSDYTAHAVYKAARDRGLRVGRDLSVVGHDDLPTSELLDRPLTSVRVDARAIGRALVRALLNHETATDHREPVELIVRESTCPPRGRRRSRRAARGRGPLPFRTASNRSTRNRA from the coding sequence ATGGAGCGAACCCGTGCCGGCGGGCGCCCCACCATCGCCGACGTCGCCCGGCTTGCGGGCGTCTCGGTCTCGTTGGTCAGCCTCGCGCTGAACAACCGCGAGGGCGTCTCACCCACCACCAAGGCGCGCATCTTGGCCGTCGCGGACCAGGTGGGCTACCACGCCGACCCGCAGGCCCGCGCGCTGCGCCGAGGATCCAGTGAGGCGTTGGGGCTGGTCGTCCGAAACCTCTCCAACCCCTACTTCCTCGACGTCATCACCGGTGCCCAGGAAGCCGCGGCCCGGCACGGCCGGACCGTCCTGGTCGCCGACGCCGACTACTCCCCTAAGCGCGAGCAGGACCACCTGCGCCGCCTGGCGGCGCAACGGGTCGAGGGTCTCGCGATCGCCCCGGTGGGCACCGGCCGTTCGGTCCGGCTCTGGCGTGAGCTCCGGCCCGGCTCACCCGTTGTCGTGCTCAACGCCACGGCCCGCGCCGCCGATGCGGTGGCCCGGGTGGGTCCGGACAATCAGCGGGCTGTCGAGCTGGCGGTCCGCCACCTGGCGGAGCTCGGCCACGAGGAGATCGCCTTCCTCACCGCGCCGCGCCGGGTCATGGCCGACCACGACCGGCTCATCGCCTTCTACGCCGAGTGCGCGGCGCTGGGCATCAAGCCTCGGCCGGTCGAGACACCGCTCAACCTGGTGGCGGTCCACCGCCGTGTCCTCGCCTTGCTCGATGAGCGGCCGCCGACCGCGATCATCACGAACTCCGACTACACCGCCCACGCGGTCTACAAGGCCGCTCGCGACCGCGGTCTCCGCGTGGGCAGGGACCTGTCGGTCGTGGGGCATGACGACCTGCCGACGTCGGAGCTGCTCGACCGGCCGTTGACCAGCGTGCGCGTCGACGCCCGGGCGATCGGACGCGCGCTCGTGCGCGCGTTGCTGAACCACGAGACCGCGACCGACCACCGAGAGCCGGTCGAGCTCATCGTCCGGGAGTCGACCTGTCCGCCCAGGGGACGTCGCCGATCCCGACGCGCGGCACGTGGCAGGGGTCCCCTTCCGTTCCGTACGGCGTCGAACCGCTCGACCCGCAACCGCGCCTAG
- a CDS encoding VOC family protein has protein sequence MSTTIFVNLPVKDLERSKRFWTKLGYSFDPVFTDDNAACLVISEHIYAMLLVEPFFKNFTSKSIADTATTTEAILALGVESRDRVDELVDAAFAAGASPSGDAMDEGPMYLRRFADPDGHLWEVFYMDQSAIPSS, from the coding sequence GTGTCGACCACGATCTTCGTAAACCTGCCGGTCAAGGACCTGGAGCGGTCGAAGCGGTTCTGGACCAAGCTCGGCTACTCGTTCGACCCCGTGTTCACCGACGACAACGCCGCCTGCCTGGTGATCAGCGAGCACATCTACGCCATGCTGCTCGTGGAGCCCTTCTTCAAGAACTTCACGAGCAAGAGCATCGCGGACACCGCGACCACCACGGAGGCGATCCTGGCGCTCGGCGTCGAGAGCCGGGACCGGGTCGACGAGCTCGTCGACGCCGCCTTCGCCGCGGGCGCGTCGCCGTCGGGCGACGCGATGGACGAGGGGCCGATGTACCTGCGCAGGTTCGCCGACCCCGATGGCCACCTGTGGGAAGTCTTCTACATGGACCAGTCGGCGATCCCGTCCTCGTGA
- a CDS encoding sigma-70 family RNA polymerase sigma factor: MSDLVTDDPSRTAPAGDAAEATRELEGYRRELTGYCYRMLGSAFEAEDAVQETMVRAWRNLDRFEGRASLRSWLYRIATNVCLDMTSGSQRRARPMDLTSSATADTPLGDALPEATWITPIPDGRVVPEDGDPAEVAVGRESVRLAFVAALQQLPPKQRAVLILREVLAWQASEVAELLGTTVASVSSALQRARATLASYDPAATEVAKPLDEEQRALLARYLDAFERYDMDALAALLHEDATLSMPPFALWLRGIDQVRAWMLGPGHGCRGSRLVPVTANGTPAFGQYRRDPAGGHRAWALQVIEIVDGRISGITSFLDTASLFPLFGLPLRLEEGA; this comes from the coding sequence ATGAGCGATCTTGTCACCGACGACCCGAGCCGAACCGCGCCCGCTGGTGACGCGGCCGAGGCTACGCGGGAGCTCGAGGGCTACCGGCGTGAGCTGACCGGTTACTGCTACCGCATGCTCGGGTCGGCGTTCGAGGCGGAGGACGCTGTCCAGGAGACGATGGTCCGCGCCTGGCGGAACCTCGACCGCTTCGAGGGTCGCGCGTCGCTACGGTCGTGGCTGTACCGCATCGCCACGAACGTGTGTTTGGACATGACCTCCGGGAGCCAGCGTCGCGCCCGTCCCATGGACCTCACCTCGTCGGCCACGGCCGACACGCCGCTGGGTGACGCGCTGCCGGAGGCGACGTGGATCACGCCGATCCCGGACGGGAGGGTGGTGCCGGAGGACGGTGACCCGGCCGAGGTGGCGGTGGGCAGGGAGAGCGTTCGCCTCGCGTTCGTCGCCGCTCTGCAACAGCTCCCGCCCAAGCAGCGGGCGGTGCTCATCCTGCGTGAGGTCCTGGCCTGGCAGGCGAGCGAGGTCGCCGAGCTCTTGGGCACGACGGTGGCCTCCGTCAGCAGCGCCTTGCAGCGGGCTCGGGCCACCCTGGCCTCCTACGACCCAGCCGCCACCGAGGTGGCCAAGCCGCTCGACGAGGAGCAGCGCGCGCTGCTGGCGCGCTACCTCGACGCGTTCGAGCGCTACGACATGGACGCGCTCGCCGCGTTGCTGCATGAGGACGCGACGCTGTCCATGCCGCCGTTCGCACTGTGGCTGCGCGGCATCGACCAGGTGCGCGCTTGGATGCTCGGTCCGGGGCACGGGTGCCGAGGCTCTCGCCTCGTTCCCGTCACGGCCAACGGCACGCCGGCGTTCGGGCAGTACCGCCGCGATCCTGCCGGTGGGCACCGGGCGTGGGCGCTCCAGGTCATCGAGATCGTGGACGGCCGCATCAGCGGCATCACCTCGTTCCTCGACACGGCGTCCCTGTTCCCGTTGTTCGGTCTGCCGCTTCGCCTGGAGGAGGGCGCCTGA
- a CDS encoding STAS domain-containing protein has product MPADPTERSEAHAGKPALVMVLDEPLDLPALCAHLRRRLVETDAVQVICDVRRLTHPSTTTLDALARLQLTARRLGCRLWLHHPHPRLRALLELAGLSEVIPSKPP; this is encoded by the coding sequence GTGCCCGCCGACCCAACCGAGCGGTCCGAGGCTCACGCCGGGAAACCGGCGCTCGTCATGGTCCTCGACGAGCCGCTCGACCTGCCCGCGCTGTGCGCGCACCTTCGTCGCCGGCTCGTGGAGACCGACGCCGTCCAGGTGATCTGTGACGTCCGGAGGCTCACCCATCCGTCGACCACGACCCTCGACGCCCTGGCACGGCTCCAGCTCACCGCCCGTCGTCTCGGTTGCCGACTGTGGCTCCACCACCCCCACCCACGGCTGCGGGCGCTCCTCGAGCTGGCCGGACTGTCGGAGGTCATCCCGTCGAAGCCCCCGTGA
- a CDS encoding DUF2249 domain-containing protein: MNHVVLASDQADARAAAQVEEHHRHLAAALSALTDTLVRAAARGQETEAHAAMDELVAWSRQELLPHAVAEEKALYPVAHAKTEGRLLVEGMLGEHKVIASLVDAVATATSPVHAATAAAALRVTVENHLTKENELLVPLLVGDPDVSLAELLQGMHELIGGHEHPEPEDSSDPSRDNGERPDAHDDQPAAARSTAHRCACGEHDELDDPELDTRVIPHALRHAAVFGALDAVRPGRGMVLVASHDPKPLLAQLEQRQPDTFDVEYVTRGPDVWRLRFVRRTG, from the coding sequence ATGAACCACGTCGTTCTCGCCTCGGACCAGGCCGACGCGCGTGCCGCCGCCCAGGTCGAGGAGCACCATCGACACCTCGCGGCCGCCTTGTCGGCTTTGACGGACACGCTCGTCCGCGCGGCCGCGCGCGGCCAGGAGACCGAAGCGCACGCAGCCATGGACGAGCTGGTCGCCTGGTCGCGCCAGGAGCTCCTCCCGCACGCCGTCGCCGAGGAGAAGGCCCTCTATCCCGTCGCCCACGCCAAGACCGAAGGCCGGCTCCTCGTCGAAGGGATGCTCGGCGAGCACAAGGTCATCGCGAGCCTGGTCGACGCGGTCGCCACCGCCACCAGTCCGGTGCACGCGGCCACGGCGGCCGCGGCTTTGCGCGTCACCGTCGAGAACCACCTGACCAAGGAGAACGAGCTGCTCGTGCCGTTGCTCGTCGGCGACCCCGACGTCTCCCTCGCGGAGCTGCTTCAGGGCATGCACGAGCTCATCGGCGGACACGAGCACCCCGAACCGGAGGACTCCAGCGACCCGAGTCGCGACAACGGCGAGCGTCCGGACGCCCACGACGACCAGCCGGCCGCGGCACGTTCGACCGCCCACCGCTGCGCCTGCGGCGAGCATGACGAACTCGACGATCCTGAGCTCGACACGCGGGTCATCCCTCACGCGCTCCGCCACGCGGCCGTCTTCGGCGCGCTCGACGCCGTCCGACCCGGCCGCGGCATGGTCCTCGTCGCGTCCCACGACCCGAAGCCCCTGCTCGCCCAGCTGGAGCAGCGACAGCCAGACACCTTCGACGTGGAGTACGTGACCCGCGGGCCGGACGTGTGGCGCCTGAGGTTCGTCCGCCGGACCGGGTGA
- a CDS encoding helix-turn-helix transcriptional regulator has product MKNRSPTGAPRAGYGPLPTRPRPALSPARATVLAALRRQPGPITLADLSDATGLHVNTLREHIDALIEVGLVERRRAEPSGRGRPAWLYEAVDGPDEPESTYGGLAAALATVIQRTSTSPRDDAIRAGTTWGRELAKKRPAVDRRRRGAERQAAAVRRVVELFRQLGFAPETDDRRGVVRLTRCPLLDTAKRYPDVVCGVHLGIVRGAIEEYGGDPTGSDLQPFSEPGACRLDLPLPSRRVRADRDEP; this is encoded by the coding sequence GTGAAAAATCGCTCGCCGACAGGAGCACCACGAGCGGGCTATGGGCCACTGCCGACTCGGCCAAGGCCAGCGCTGTCGCCGGCTCGTGCCACGGTCCTCGCGGCGCTCCGCCGTCAGCCTGGACCGATCACGCTCGCCGACCTCTCTGACGCGACGGGCCTGCATGTCAACACGCTCCGTGAGCACATCGACGCGCTGATCGAGGTGGGCCTGGTCGAGCGTCGGCGGGCCGAGCCGAGCGGGCGTGGCCGGCCCGCCTGGCTCTACGAAGCAGTGGACGGCCCGGACGAACCGGAGTCCACCTATGGCGGGCTCGCGGCCGCCCTCGCCACCGTGATCCAGCGCACCAGCACCTCGCCGCGCGACGACGCGATCCGCGCTGGCACGACGTGGGGCCGCGAGTTGGCCAAGAAGCGACCGGCCGTCGATCGAAGGAGGCGGGGAGCGGAGCGTCAGGCCGCCGCAGTACGCCGAGTCGTGGAGCTGTTCCGGCAGCTCGGCTTCGCGCCGGAGACCGACGACCGTCGCGGTGTCGTCCGGCTCACCCGCTGCCCGCTGCTCGACACCGCCAAGCGTTACCCGGACGTCGTGTGCGGCGTCCACCTCGGCATCGTCCGAGGGGCGATCGAGGAGTACGGCGGCGACCCCACGGGCTCCGACCTCCAACCGTTCTCCGAGCCCGGTGCCTGCCGGCTCGACCTTCCGCTCCCATCACGTCGGGTCCGAGCCGATCGGGACGAACCATGA
- a CDS encoding multicopper oxidase domain-containing protein translates to MSHPSRQPGPARGFRPLRDLPVVGWLGALVVVVVAHPFLPAPRWLMVHLLLLGAVSHAILVWSRHFAETLLRTVSADRTAESIRLGSLNAGAVLVVLGVVTERWPLTVAGATAVVTAVLWHGAALVVALRKALPSRFDVTVRSYVTAACFLPVGALLGTLLARGLPDLWHERVKLAHAMVNLLGWVGLTVVGTLLTLWPTMLRTRLPDGAEQATRRALPLLAGSVLVAAGGAVVGTRVLVALGLAGYLAGLGVVALPMVKAARGKPPSSYATWSVLAGMVWLVCSLASLAVTVVASPSWRVVDDRFSALTPLLSAGFGAQVLLGALSYLVPVALGGGPGAVRAATSALDRAAAFRVVLVNAGLLVAVLPVPSVVRVLCSMLAFGGMAAFLPLLVVAIRRSRQVRRHVSDTPVEATAPGEAASARARLEEPRRSASGLAVAGLAAVVLAVAAGVAVDPGAVATARSATEDRSQVPATGRTVTATVVARDMRFSPSTLKVAAGDRLVIRLVNADDDTVHDLVLDTGQDSGRLSPGESTRLDVGVVERSIDGWCSVLGHRQMGMVLRIRVTDDPGAPVHGDHHGTSTTGSSTHVEDAAERLDFTARPGRDFVPYDPVLPAVSERRVHRHTFRVREIEREVAPGVTQRLWTFNGRMPGPVLHGKVGDVFEITLVNDGTIGHSIDFHAGSLAPDKPMRTIPPGESLVYRFRATKAGVWMYHCATMPMSAHIANGLFGAVVIEPDDLPPVDRSFLLVQSELYLGPPGGEVDVAKLRAERPDAVVFNGYVNQYDARPLRVRAGERVRVWVLDAGPNRATSFHVVGGQFDTVYAEGAYLLRSPSDGGSQSLALAPAQGGFVELIFPEPGHYPFVSHVMVDAERGAHGVFEVAR, encoded by the coding sequence ATGAGCCACCCAAGCCGCCAGCCGGGGCCGGCCCGAGGCTTCCGGCCGCTGCGCGACCTCCCCGTCGTCGGTTGGCTCGGGGCGCTCGTCGTGGTCGTCGTCGCGCACCCGTTCCTGCCGGCGCCGAGATGGCTCATGGTCCATCTCCTTCTCCTCGGCGCGGTGAGCCACGCGATCCTGGTGTGGAGCCGGCACTTCGCCGAGACTCTCCTGCGGACGGTGTCGGCCGACCGCACGGCTGAGTCGATCCGGCTCGGGTCGCTCAACGCCGGCGCGGTCCTCGTCGTCCTCGGGGTCGTGACCGAGCGCTGGCCGCTCACCGTCGCCGGCGCCACCGCCGTCGTCACCGCCGTGCTCTGGCACGGCGCCGCGCTCGTCGTCGCGCTCCGCAAAGCTCTGCCGTCGCGGTTCGACGTCACCGTGCGGTCCTACGTGACGGCCGCTTGCTTCCTCCCGGTCGGCGCGCTGCTGGGAACCCTCCTGGCCCGGGGGTTGCCTGACCTGTGGCACGAGCGGGTGAAGCTCGCGCACGCCATGGTGAACCTCCTGGGCTGGGTCGGCCTCACCGTGGTCGGCACGCTGCTCACGTTGTGGCCGACGATGTTGCGGACCCGTCTGCCGGACGGCGCAGAACAGGCGACGAGGCGAGCGCTCCCGCTGCTCGCGGGAAGCGTCCTCGTCGCGGCGGGTGGCGCGGTCGTCGGGACCCGGGTGCTCGTCGCGCTCGGCCTCGCCGGCTACCTCGCCGGGCTGGGCGTGGTCGCCCTTCCGATGGTGAAGGCCGCTCGGGGAAAGCCGCCGTCCTCGTACGCCACGTGGTCGGTTCTCGCGGGCATGGTGTGGCTCGTCTGCTCCCTCGCCTCGCTCGCGGTCACGGTGGTGGCATCGCCCTCGTGGCGAGTGGTCGACGATCGGTTCAGCGCGCTCACCCCGCTCCTGTCGGCTGGCTTCGGGGCCCAGGTGCTGCTCGGCGCGCTGTCGTACCTTGTGCCGGTCGCCCTGGGTGGCGGGCCGGGCGCGGTGCGCGCGGCGACGAGCGCGCTCGACCGCGCCGCCGCGTTCCGCGTCGTGCTCGTCAACGCCGGTTTGCTGGTGGCGGTCCTCCCAGTGCCCAGCGTGGTGCGTGTGCTGTGCTCCATGCTCGCCTTCGGCGGGATGGCGGCGTTCCTCCCGCTGCTGGTCGTCGCGATCCGACGGTCGCGTCAGGTGCGGCGGCACGTGTCCGACACGCCGGTGGAGGCGACCGCGCCGGGCGAGGCCGCGTCGGCGCGGGCGCGCCTTGAGGAACCGCGACGGTCGGCGTCGGGACTGGCCGTGGCCGGGCTCGCCGCGGTCGTCCTCGCGGTCGCGGCTGGTGTCGCGGTCGACCCCGGGGCTGTCGCCACGGCGCGCTCGGCGACGGAGGACCGGAGCCAGGTCCCCGCCACCGGGCGGACCGTCACCGCCACCGTGGTGGCGAGAGACATGCGCTTCTCGCCGTCCACCCTCAAGGTCGCGGCCGGCGACCGGCTGGTGATTCGGCTCGTCAACGCCGACGACGACACCGTCCACGACCTGGTCCTCGACACGGGGCAGGACAGTGGTCGGCTGTCGCCCGGAGAGTCGACCCGGCTCGACGTCGGCGTGGTCGAGCGGAGCATCGACGGCTGGTGCTCCGTCCTGGGGCACCGGCAGATGGGCATGGTGCTGCGCATTCGAGTGACCGACGACCCGGGGGCTCCAGTTCACGGCGATCATCACGGCACGTCGACGACCGGTTCGTCCACGCACGTCGAGGACGCCGCGGAGCGACTGGACTTCACCGCTCGCCCCGGACGTGACTTCGTGCCGTACGACCCGGTGCTGCCGGCGGTGAGCGAGCGACGGGTCCACCGGCACACGTTCCGGGTCCGCGAGATCGAGCGCGAGGTGGCGCCGGGAGTCACCCAGCGGCTGTGGACCTTCAACGGCCGGATGCCGGGGCCCGTCCTGCACGGAAAGGTGGGAGACGTCTTCGAGATCACGCTCGTCAACGATGGCACGATCGGGCACTCGATCGACTTCCACGCCGGCTCGCTCGCGCCCGACAAGCCCATGCGGACGATCCCGCCTGGGGAGTCCCTCGTCTACCGGTTCCGGGCGACGAAGGCCGGGGTGTGGATGTATCACTGCGCGACCATGCCGATGTCCGCCCACATCGCGAACGGACTCTTCGGGGCGGTCGTCATCGAGCCGGACGACCTCCCTCCGGTCGACCGGAGCTTCCTGCTCGTCCAGTCCGAGCTCTACCTCGGCCCGCCCGGCGGTGAGGTGGACGTGGCGAAGCTGCGCGCGGAGCGCCCGGACGCGGTCGTCTTCAACGGCTACGTCAACCAGTACGACGCGCGGCCGCTGCGCGTCCGAGCGGGCGAGAGAGTCCGCGTGTGGGTCCTCGACGCCGGTCCGAACCGGGCGACGTCGTTCCACGTCGTCGGCGGGCAGTTCGACACGGTCTACGCCGAGGGTGCCTACCTGCTGCGCTCGCCGAGCGACGGAGGAAGCCAGAGCCTGGCGCTCGCGCCAGCGCAGGGCGGCTTCGTCGAGCTGATCTTCCCCGAGCCCGGCCACTATCCGTTCGTCTCCCACGTGATGGTTGACGCGGAACGCGGCGCGCATGGGGTGTTCGAGGTGGCGCGCTGA
- a CDS encoding ABC transporter substrate-binding protein: MPRSRPHHVTRRDLLLASGLALMASGAMTGCELLSTEPAGRPSSRAPRGPKGKEAPMLAAKVKAGELPPVEERVPKDPYVVQPNETVGVYGGALRLRLPGDAYSNAAAIYSTAGYEHLVRWDVEFKEIIPNLAREYRASADSTEYTFVLREGIRWSDGEPFTAEDIVFAVEDVMMNEELHPSPPFGRMRAEAPDEHTVVLTFAEPYGLFLHYLATRQGSWFTDYPKHYLSRFHPRYNPDHATAAREAGFDEWTAVFHDISSSWSFGRTVGKPTLNPWLLTTASDNATRVVLERNPYYWKVDPEGSQLPYVDRLDYEVIKEDEAALLKILNGEIDWATHQLKDKPVVARNRERGDYRLFDVVPEAMNVVCIYPNLTHEDPVKRQILSNKNVRIGLSHAINRQEIIDAVFQRQGQAWQVAPRRESTFFDEEMATQYVEYDVDRANEFLDRAFPDKDRDGIRLGPDGKPISLIIDVANIIPTWPDIMNLVARYWRAVGIDARLNTANPELIVERGQANKHDVSVWAGEGGLDAVILLNPYNYLPLLNPYSYFAVRWVEWYQSDGKEGETPPPPVRRQMELYDQVRATADPDTQVRLMKEVLRIAKEQFHAIGISILQDEYGTVTNRIGNWPKFTTQGAWVYCPVAPTNPCQYFIKD; this comes from the coding sequence ATGCCCCGATCGCGTCCTCACCACGTCACCAGGAGGGACCTCCTGCTCGCCAGCGGCCTCGCCCTCATGGCCAGCGGTGCCATGACCGGCTGCGAGCTCCTCTCGACCGAGCCCGCGGGGAGGCCATCGTCACGCGCGCCACGCGGTCCCAAAGGCAAAGAAGCCCCCATGCTGGCCGCCAAGGTCAAGGCCGGCGAGCTGCCCCCAGTCGAGGAGCGAGTGCCCAAGGACCCCTACGTCGTCCAGCCCAACGAGACGGTCGGCGTCTACGGCGGCGCACTGCGTCTTCGTCTCCCCGGCGATGCCTACAGCAACGCCGCAGCCATCTACTCCACCGCCGGCTACGAGCACTTGGTCCGCTGGGACGTGGAGTTCAAGGAGATCATCCCGAACCTAGCCCGAGAGTACCGGGCCAGCGCCGACAGCACCGAGTACACGTTCGTGCTACGCGAGGGCATCCGGTGGTCCGACGGAGAGCCGTTCACGGCCGAGGACATCGTCTTCGCCGTCGAGGACGTCATGATGAACGAGGAGCTCCACCCGTCACCACCGTTCGGGAGGATGCGTGCCGAGGCACCCGACGAGCACACGGTGGTCCTCACCTTCGCCGAACCATACGGACTCTTCCTCCACTACCTCGCCACCCGCCAAGGCTCCTGGTTCACCGACTACCCGAAGCACTACCTGTCGCGCTTCCACCCCCGCTACAACCCTGACCACGCGACGGCGGCTCGGGAGGCCGGCTTCGACGAGTGGACGGCCGTCTTTCACGACATCAGCAGCTCCTGGAGCTTCGGGCGGACGGTCGGCAAGCCGACACTCAACCCGTGGCTGCTTACCACCGCCTCGGACAACGCCACCCGCGTGGTCCTCGAACGCAACCCGTACTACTGGAAGGTTGACCCCGAAGGGAGCCAACTGCCCTACGTCGACCGCCTCGACTACGAGGTCATCAAGGAGGACGAAGCGGCGCTGCTCAAGATCCTCAACGGCGAGATTGACTGGGCCACTCACCAGCTGAAGGACAAGCCCGTCGTAGCCCGGAACCGTGAACGCGGCGACTATCGGCTGTTCGACGTCGTTCCGGAGGCCATGAACGTCGTGTGCATCTACCCCAACCTCACCCACGAGGACCCGGTCAAGCGGCAGATTCTGTCGAACAAAAACGTCCGCATCGGCTTGTCGCACGCCATCAACCGCCAAGAGATCATTGACGCGGTGTTCCAGCGCCAAGGTCAAGCCTGGCAGGTCGCACCCCGCCGCGAGTCGACGTTCTTCGACGAGGAGATGGCCACGCAGTACGTCGAGTACGACGTCGACCGGGCGAACGAGTTCCTCGATCGCGCCTTCCCCGACAAGGACAGGGACGGCATCCGGCTGGGTCCGGACGGCAAGCCCATCTCCCTGATCATCGACGTCGCCAACATCATCCCCACGTGGCCGGACATCATGAACCTGGTCGCTCGGTACTGGCGTGCCGTCGGCATCGACGCCAGGCTCAACACGGCCAATCCGGAGCTGATCGTCGAACGCGGCCAGGCCAACAAGCACGACGTGTCGGTCTGGGCGGGCGAGGGCGGCCTGGACGCCGTCATCCTGCTCAATCCCTACAACTACCTACCGCTTCTCAACCCCTACTCCTACTTCGCCGTGCGGTGGGTCGAGTGGTACCAGAGCGACGGAAAGGAGGGAGAGACCCCACCCCCTCCGGTACGCAGGCAGATGGAGCTGTACGACCAGGTGCGCGCCACGGCCGATCCCGACACCCAGGTCCGGTTGATGAAGGAGGTCCTGCGGATCGCCAAGGAGCAGTTCCACGCGATCGGCATCAGCATTCTGCAGGACGAATACGGCACGGTGACGAACCGAATCGGAAACTGGCCGAAGTTCACGACGCAGGGCGCCTGGGTCTACTGCCCGGTCGCTCCGACGAACCCCTGCCAGTACTTCATCAAGGACTAG
- a CDS encoding (deoxy)nucleoside triphosphate pyrophosphohydrolase, with protein MRARPGGVDLGLVVEALSRPVVVGAAIVRGGRLLAQQRAYPDHLAGQWELPGGRVEPGETEVDALVRECVEELGVQVRVGGRVGPDVPLPEAGAILRVYAATLVQDGIDPIPREHRTVRWVAKEEVAALDWLRPDRLLVPHLRDLLS; from the coding sequence GTGCGGGCGAGGCCGGGTGGTGTAGACCTGGGGCTCGTGGTGGAGGCGTTGTCGCGTCCAGTCGTGGTGGGGGCGGCCATCGTCCGAGGCGGGCGTCTGCTCGCCCAGCAGCGGGCATACCCCGACCACCTCGCCGGCCAATGGGAGCTTCCCGGTGGGCGGGTGGAGCCCGGCGAGACCGAGGTCGACGCGCTCGTGCGCGAGTGCGTGGAGGAGCTGGGGGTCCAGGTTCGGGTCGGTGGCCGGGTCGGCCCGGACGTCCCCTTGCCGGAGGCGGGTGCCATCCTGCGGGTCTACGCTGCGACCCTCGTCCAGGACGGCATCGACCCGATCCCCAGGGAGCACCGGACCGTGCGGTGGGTCGCCAAGGAGGAGGTCGCCGCGCTCGACTGGTTGCGGCCCGACCGCCTGTTGGTTCCACATCTGCGCGACCTGTTGAGCTGA
- a CDS encoding DUF397 domain-containing protein, producing MRNWRKSSYSCANGSCVEVGTDGTHVGVRDTKLGEASPVLVFSMAAWREFLAAVTADKL from the coding sequence ATGCGCAACTGGCGGAAGTCGAGTTACAGCTGCGCCAACGGGTCGTGTGTCGAGGTCGGCACTGATGGCACCCACGTTGGCGTCCGTGACACGAAGCTCGGTGAGGCGTCGCCGGTGCTCGTGTTCAGCATGGCCGCGTGGCGTGAGTTCCTGGCCGCCGTGACAGCCGACAAGCTGTAA